The following proteins are encoded in a genomic region of Sesamum indicum cultivar Zhongzhi No. 13 linkage group LG8, S_indicum_v1.0, whole genome shotgun sequence:
- the LOC105168723 gene encoding uncharacterized protein At5g50100, mitochondrial: MAFRVAICVGRQAKTSLFSVPRYLGTTYDVSASNLFPRTTPFPHYHQSGMKFSIRAINGTAADPVAAKKDTQRPSSENWKIKMLYDGDCPLCMREVDMLRERNANYGTIKFVDISSDEYSPEDNQGLDYETVMGRIHAILSDGTVVTDIEAFRKLYEAVDLGWVYAITKYEPIASIADAIYAVWAKYRLQITGRPPLEQVLEARRKKKELCEDNKVCKT; this comes from the exons ATGGCTTTCAGAGTGGCAATCTGTGTCGGAAGACAAGCAAAGACCTCCCTCTTCTCAGTCCCTCGTTACCTCGGAACAACATATGATGTCTCTGCTTCAAACCTTTTTCCAAGAACAACCCCTTTTCCTCATTATCATCAATCGG GAATGAAATTTTCGATTCGGGCTATAAATGGAACAGCTGCAGATCCTGTGGCTGCTAAGAAAGACACTCAGAGGCCATCATCAGAAAATTGGAAGATTAAGATGCTTTATGATGGGGACTGTCCATTATGTATGAGGGAG GTTGATATGCTAAGGGAGAGGAATGCAAATTATGGGACAATCAAATTTGTGGACATAAGTTCTGATGAATATAGTCCGGAGGATAATCAAGGGCTTGATTATGAAACT GTAATGGGCCGAATTCATGCAATTCTATCAGACGGAACTGTTGTAACAGATATTGAG GCATTCAGAAAACTGTATGAAGCGGTTGATTTAGGATGGGTTTACGCCATTACCAAATACGAACCT ATTGCAAGCATTGCAGACGCCATTTACGCTGTTTGGGCTAAATATCGTCTTCAAATAACAG GCCGACCACCTCTGGAACAAGTCCTGGAGGCACGGAGGAAGAAG AAAGAATTATGTGAAGACAACAAGGTCTGTAAAACGTAG
- the LOC105168724 gene encoding calmodulin-binding protein 60 A isoform X2, whose translation MSQKRQQQEEGTPPLDDKRSRKSPCFMLDVMTLQRLQNLVNPVLEPLIRRVVKEEMDSALRKYIISMKRNCGKDIQPPESRSLKLQFSNAISLPVFTGTRIEGEGCTSMEVALVDIPTGQVVSSGLGSSCKVEILVLEGDFDVDDRDNWTLEEFRNNIVREREGKKPLLTGNVIFILKDGKGLVGDVSFTDNSSWTRSRTFRLGARLIDDVGGIRIREARSEPFVVRDHRGELYKKHHPPSLSDEVWRLEKIGKDGAFHRRLSREGVNTVQDFLVLLSLDPTKLRNILGTGMSAKKWKTTMEHAQTCVLDKTLYLYNSPTSLQKNSVVFNVIGQVTGMFSNSQYVPTDKLSEEEKVNAQELVISAFGDREKIVTLAESSLNMPTSSCSPDAQMSSNLLPEGSCHQDSTSQSSYLQQDPSSLDFMPSFRDSTSFDYYLHGDDAMEIRYDQPLSFPCQVADSFISDPEPMGQSFCDTEHFSYFEEDFPLQSSNLELPADLHSAIDALIPRSVVHIDRAQRWWNVLFCVLRWLFSIKRIIARKTRVRARPPPRDVVSTCVS comes from the exons ATGTCGCAGAAGAGGCAGCAACAAGAGGAGGGCACTCCTCCTCTTGATGATAAGCGTTCGAGGAAATCTCCTTGTTTTA TGCTGGATGTGATGACCCTGCAGAGATTACAAAATCTCGTAAACCCAGTTTTGGAGCCTCTGATTCGTCGAGTT GTCAAGGAGGAAATGGACTCGGcgttaagaaaatatataatcagtATGAAACG GAATTGTGGGAAAGATATACAACCTCCTGAGTCGAGGAGTTTAAAGTTACAATTTTCAAATGCTATATCACTTCCAGTGTTTACTGGAACTCGTATTGAAGGAGAAGGTTGCACCAGTATGGAAGTTGCTTTAGTTGATATACCTACCGGGCAAGTTGTTTCTAGTGGTCTTGGATCCTCTTGCAAGGTGGAAATTCTAGTTCTTGAAGGAGATTTTGATGTTGATGACAGAGATAATTGGACACTTGAAGAGTTCAGGAATAATATAGTGAGAGAGCGGGAAGGAAAGAAGCCTCTTCTAACTGGGAATGTGATCTTCATTCTTAAAGATGGAAAGGGATTGGTGGGTGATGTTTCATTTACGGATAACTCAAGCTGGACAAGAAGCCGTACATTCAGGCTGGGGGCTCGGTTGATTGATGATGTTGGTGGCATCAGAATAAGAGAGGCGAGATCAGAACCCTTTGTTGTCAGAGATCATCGTGGAGAGT tatACAAGAAGCACCACCCTCCATCTCTTTCTGATGAAGTTTGGCGGCTAGAAAAAATTGGCAAAGATGGAGCTTTTCACAGACGTCTTAGTAGAGAAGGAGTTAACACCGTGCAAGACTTCCTGGTTTTACTCTCTTTAGACCCCACGAAGCTTCGAAAT ATCCTTGGGACCGGTATGTCTGCTAAAAAGTGGAAAACCACAATGGAGCATGCTCAGACATGCGTTCTTGACAAAACATTATACTTGTACAACTCTCCTACATCTCTGCAAAAGAACAGCGTTGTCTTTAATGTCATCGGACAAGTGACAGGAATGTTCTCGAACAGCCAGTATGTGCCCACGGATAAGCTgtcagaagaagaaaag GTGAATGCTCAAGAGTTGGTTATCTCTGCATTCGGAGATCGTGAGAAAATTGTCACATTAGCCGAGTCGTCCTTAAATATGCCTACCTCATCATGCTCACCCGATGCTCAAATGTCCTCAAACTTGCTACCAGAGGGTAGTTGCCATCAAGATTCAACTTCTCAATCCAGTTACTTGCAACAAGATCCTTCTTCTCTCGATTTTATGCCGTCCTTTAGAGACTCGACTAGCTTTGATTATTACTTGCACGGGGATGACGCAATGGAGATCAGGTACGACCAACCTCTGAGTTTCCCTTGTCAAGTAGCAGACAGCTTCATCTCCGACCCTGAACCCATGGGTCAATCATTCTGTGATACCGAGCATTTTAGTTACTTTGAGGAAGATTTTCCATTGCAGAGTTCCAATTTGGAACTACCAGCTGATTTACATAGCGCCATTGATGCTCTTATCCCGCGATCGGTTGTTCACATCGACAGAGCTCAGAGATGGTGGAATGTCTTATTCTGTGTGTTAAGATGGCTCTTCTCCATAAAAAGAATCATTGCAAGAAAAACTCGAGTTAGAGCAAGACCTCCACCACGCGATGTTGTTAGTACATGTGTTTCTTGA
- the LOC105168724 gene encoding calmodulin-binding protein 60 A isoform X3, translating to MISVRGNLLVLVVLDVMTLQRLQNLVNPVLEPLIRRVVKEEMDSALRKYIISMKRNCGKDIQPPESRSLKLQFSNAISLPVFTGTRIEGEGCTSMEVALVDIPTGQVVSSGLGSSCKVEILVLEGDFDVDDRDNWTLEEFRNNIVREREGKKPLLTGNVIFILKDGKGLVGDVSFTDNSSWTRSRTFRLGARLIDDVGGIRIREARSEPFVVRDHRGELYKKHHPPSLSDEVWRLEKIGKDGAFHRRLSREGVNTVQDFLVLLSLDPTKLRNILGTGMSAKKWKTTMEHAQTCVLDKTLYLYNSPTSLQKNSVVFNVIGQVTGMFSNSQYVPTDKLSEEEKVNAQELVISAFGDREKIVTLAESSLNMPTSSCSPDAQMSSNLLPEGSCHQDSTSQSSYLQQDPSSLDFMPSFRDSTSFDYYLHGDDAMEIRYDQPLSFPCQVADSFISDPEPMGQSFCDTEHFSYFEEDFPLQSSNLELPADLHSAIDALIPRSVVHIDRAQRWWNVLFCVLRWLFSIKRIIARKTRVRARPPPRDVVSTCVS from the exons ATGATAAGCGTTCGAGGAAATCTCCTTGTTTTAGTAG TGCTGGATGTGATGACCCTGCAGAGATTACAAAATCTCGTAAACCCAGTTTTGGAGCCTCTGATTCGTCGAGTT GTCAAGGAGGAAATGGACTCGGcgttaagaaaatatataatcagtATGAAACG GAATTGTGGGAAAGATATACAACCTCCTGAGTCGAGGAGTTTAAAGTTACAATTTTCAAATGCTATATCACTTCCAGTGTTTACTGGAACTCGTATTGAAGGAGAAGGTTGCACCAGTATGGAAGTTGCTTTAGTTGATATACCTACCGGGCAAGTTGTTTCTAGTGGTCTTGGATCCTCTTGCAAGGTGGAAATTCTAGTTCTTGAAGGAGATTTTGATGTTGATGACAGAGATAATTGGACACTTGAAGAGTTCAGGAATAATATAGTGAGAGAGCGGGAAGGAAAGAAGCCTCTTCTAACTGGGAATGTGATCTTCATTCTTAAAGATGGAAAGGGATTGGTGGGTGATGTTTCATTTACGGATAACTCAAGCTGGACAAGAAGCCGTACATTCAGGCTGGGGGCTCGGTTGATTGATGATGTTGGTGGCATCAGAATAAGAGAGGCGAGATCAGAACCCTTTGTTGTCAGAGATCATCGTGGAGAGT tatACAAGAAGCACCACCCTCCATCTCTTTCTGATGAAGTTTGGCGGCTAGAAAAAATTGGCAAAGATGGAGCTTTTCACAGACGTCTTAGTAGAGAAGGAGTTAACACCGTGCAAGACTTCCTGGTTTTACTCTCTTTAGACCCCACGAAGCTTCGAAAT ATCCTTGGGACCGGTATGTCTGCTAAAAAGTGGAAAACCACAATGGAGCATGCTCAGACATGCGTTCTTGACAAAACATTATACTTGTACAACTCTCCTACATCTCTGCAAAAGAACAGCGTTGTCTTTAATGTCATCGGACAAGTGACAGGAATGTTCTCGAACAGCCAGTATGTGCCCACGGATAAGCTgtcagaagaagaaaag GTGAATGCTCAAGAGTTGGTTATCTCTGCATTCGGAGATCGTGAGAAAATTGTCACATTAGCCGAGTCGTCCTTAAATATGCCTACCTCATCATGCTCACCCGATGCTCAAATGTCCTCAAACTTGCTACCAGAGGGTAGTTGCCATCAAGATTCAACTTCTCAATCCAGTTACTTGCAACAAGATCCTTCTTCTCTCGATTTTATGCCGTCCTTTAGAGACTCGACTAGCTTTGATTATTACTTGCACGGGGATGACGCAATGGAGATCAGGTACGACCAACCTCTGAGTTTCCCTTGTCAAGTAGCAGACAGCTTCATCTCCGACCCTGAACCCATGGGTCAATCATTCTGTGATACCGAGCATTTTAGTTACTTTGAGGAAGATTTTCCATTGCAGAGTTCCAATTTGGAACTACCAGCTGATTTACATAGCGCCATTGATGCTCTTATCCCGCGATCGGTTGTTCACATCGACAGAGCTCAGAGATGGTGGAATGTCTTATTCTGTGTGTTAAGATGGCTCTTCTCCATAAAAAGAATCATTGCAAGAAAAACTCGAGTTAGAGCAAGACCTCCACCACGCGATGTTGTTAGTACATGTGTTTCTTGA
- the LOC105168724 gene encoding calmodulin-binding protein 60 A isoform X1, translating into MSQKRQQQEEGTPPLDDKRSRKSPCFSSTVLDVMTLQRLQNLVNPVLEPLIRRVVKEEMDSALRKYIISMKRNCGKDIQPPESRSLKLQFSNAISLPVFTGTRIEGEGCTSMEVALVDIPTGQVVSSGLGSSCKVEILVLEGDFDVDDRDNWTLEEFRNNIVREREGKKPLLTGNVIFILKDGKGLVGDVSFTDNSSWTRSRTFRLGARLIDDVGGIRIREARSEPFVVRDHRGELYKKHHPPSLSDEVWRLEKIGKDGAFHRRLSREGVNTVQDFLVLLSLDPTKLRNILGTGMSAKKWKTTMEHAQTCVLDKTLYLYNSPTSLQKNSVVFNVIGQVTGMFSNSQYVPTDKLSEEEKVNAQELVISAFGDREKIVTLAESSLNMPTSSCSPDAQMSSNLLPEGSCHQDSTSQSSYLQQDPSSLDFMPSFRDSTSFDYYLHGDDAMEIRYDQPLSFPCQVADSFISDPEPMGQSFCDTEHFSYFEEDFPLQSSNLELPADLHSAIDALIPRSVVHIDRAQRWWNVLFCVLRWLFSIKRIIARKTRVRARPPPRDVVSTCVS; encoded by the exons ATGTCGCAGAAGAGGCAGCAACAAGAGGAGGGCACTCCTCCTCTTGATGATAAGCGTTCGAGGAAATCTCCTTGTTTTAGTAG TACAGTGCTGGATGTGATGACCCTGCAGAGATTACAAAATCTCGTAAACCCAGTTTTGGAGCCTCTGATTCGTCGAGTT GTCAAGGAGGAAATGGACTCGGcgttaagaaaatatataatcagtATGAAACG GAATTGTGGGAAAGATATACAACCTCCTGAGTCGAGGAGTTTAAAGTTACAATTTTCAAATGCTATATCACTTCCAGTGTTTACTGGAACTCGTATTGAAGGAGAAGGTTGCACCAGTATGGAAGTTGCTTTAGTTGATATACCTACCGGGCAAGTTGTTTCTAGTGGTCTTGGATCCTCTTGCAAGGTGGAAATTCTAGTTCTTGAAGGAGATTTTGATGTTGATGACAGAGATAATTGGACACTTGAAGAGTTCAGGAATAATATAGTGAGAGAGCGGGAAGGAAAGAAGCCTCTTCTAACTGGGAATGTGATCTTCATTCTTAAAGATGGAAAGGGATTGGTGGGTGATGTTTCATTTACGGATAACTCAAGCTGGACAAGAAGCCGTACATTCAGGCTGGGGGCTCGGTTGATTGATGATGTTGGTGGCATCAGAATAAGAGAGGCGAGATCAGAACCCTTTGTTGTCAGAGATCATCGTGGAGAGT tatACAAGAAGCACCACCCTCCATCTCTTTCTGATGAAGTTTGGCGGCTAGAAAAAATTGGCAAAGATGGAGCTTTTCACAGACGTCTTAGTAGAGAAGGAGTTAACACCGTGCAAGACTTCCTGGTTTTACTCTCTTTAGACCCCACGAAGCTTCGAAAT ATCCTTGGGACCGGTATGTCTGCTAAAAAGTGGAAAACCACAATGGAGCATGCTCAGACATGCGTTCTTGACAAAACATTATACTTGTACAACTCTCCTACATCTCTGCAAAAGAACAGCGTTGTCTTTAATGTCATCGGACAAGTGACAGGAATGTTCTCGAACAGCCAGTATGTGCCCACGGATAAGCTgtcagaagaagaaaag GTGAATGCTCAAGAGTTGGTTATCTCTGCATTCGGAGATCGTGAGAAAATTGTCACATTAGCCGAGTCGTCCTTAAATATGCCTACCTCATCATGCTCACCCGATGCTCAAATGTCCTCAAACTTGCTACCAGAGGGTAGTTGCCATCAAGATTCAACTTCTCAATCCAGTTACTTGCAACAAGATCCTTCTTCTCTCGATTTTATGCCGTCCTTTAGAGACTCGACTAGCTTTGATTATTACTTGCACGGGGATGACGCAATGGAGATCAGGTACGACCAACCTCTGAGTTTCCCTTGTCAAGTAGCAGACAGCTTCATCTCCGACCCTGAACCCATGGGTCAATCATTCTGTGATACCGAGCATTTTAGTTACTTTGAGGAAGATTTTCCATTGCAGAGTTCCAATTTGGAACTACCAGCTGATTTACATAGCGCCATTGATGCTCTTATCCCGCGATCGGTTGTTCACATCGACAGAGCTCAGAGATGGTGGAATGTCTTATTCTGTGTGTTAAGATGGCTCTTCTCCATAAAAAGAATCATTGCAAGAAAAACTCGAGTTAGAGCAAGACCTCCACCACGCGATGTTGTTAGTACATGTGTTTCTTGA
- the LOC105168724 gene encoding calmodulin-binding protein 60 A isoform X4, which yields MTLQRLQNLVNPVLEPLIRRVVKEEMDSALRKYIISMKRNCGKDIQPPESRSLKLQFSNAISLPVFTGTRIEGEGCTSMEVALVDIPTGQVVSSGLGSSCKVEILVLEGDFDVDDRDNWTLEEFRNNIVREREGKKPLLTGNVIFILKDGKGLVGDVSFTDNSSWTRSRTFRLGARLIDDVGGIRIREARSEPFVVRDHRGELYKKHHPPSLSDEVWRLEKIGKDGAFHRRLSREGVNTVQDFLVLLSLDPTKLRNILGTGMSAKKWKTTMEHAQTCVLDKTLYLYNSPTSLQKNSVVFNVIGQVTGMFSNSQYVPTDKLSEEEKVNAQELVISAFGDREKIVTLAESSLNMPTSSCSPDAQMSSNLLPEGSCHQDSTSQSSYLQQDPSSLDFMPSFRDSTSFDYYLHGDDAMEIRYDQPLSFPCQVADSFISDPEPMGQSFCDTEHFSYFEEDFPLQSSNLELPADLHSAIDALIPRSVVHIDRAQRWWNVLFCVLRWLFSIKRIIARKTRVRARPPPRDVVSTCVS from the exons ATGACCCTGCAGAGATTACAAAATCTCGTAAACCCAGTTTTGGAGCCTCTGATTCGTCGAGTT GTCAAGGAGGAAATGGACTCGGcgttaagaaaatatataatcagtATGAAACG GAATTGTGGGAAAGATATACAACCTCCTGAGTCGAGGAGTTTAAAGTTACAATTTTCAAATGCTATATCACTTCCAGTGTTTACTGGAACTCGTATTGAAGGAGAAGGTTGCACCAGTATGGAAGTTGCTTTAGTTGATATACCTACCGGGCAAGTTGTTTCTAGTGGTCTTGGATCCTCTTGCAAGGTGGAAATTCTAGTTCTTGAAGGAGATTTTGATGTTGATGACAGAGATAATTGGACACTTGAAGAGTTCAGGAATAATATAGTGAGAGAGCGGGAAGGAAAGAAGCCTCTTCTAACTGGGAATGTGATCTTCATTCTTAAAGATGGAAAGGGATTGGTGGGTGATGTTTCATTTACGGATAACTCAAGCTGGACAAGAAGCCGTACATTCAGGCTGGGGGCTCGGTTGATTGATGATGTTGGTGGCATCAGAATAAGAGAGGCGAGATCAGAACCCTTTGTTGTCAGAGATCATCGTGGAGAGT tatACAAGAAGCACCACCCTCCATCTCTTTCTGATGAAGTTTGGCGGCTAGAAAAAATTGGCAAAGATGGAGCTTTTCACAGACGTCTTAGTAGAGAAGGAGTTAACACCGTGCAAGACTTCCTGGTTTTACTCTCTTTAGACCCCACGAAGCTTCGAAAT ATCCTTGGGACCGGTATGTCTGCTAAAAAGTGGAAAACCACAATGGAGCATGCTCAGACATGCGTTCTTGACAAAACATTATACTTGTACAACTCTCCTACATCTCTGCAAAAGAACAGCGTTGTCTTTAATGTCATCGGACAAGTGACAGGAATGTTCTCGAACAGCCAGTATGTGCCCACGGATAAGCTgtcagaagaagaaaag GTGAATGCTCAAGAGTTGGTTATCTCTGCATTCGGAGATCGTGAGAAAATTGTCACATTAGCCGAGTCGTCCTTAAATATGCCTACCTCATCATGCTCACCCGATGCTCAAATGTCCTCAAACTTGCTACCAGAGGGTAGTTGCCATCAAGATTCAACTTCTCAATCCAGTTACTTGCAACAAGATCCTTCTTCTCTCGATTTTATGCCGTCCTTTAGAGACTCGACTAGCTTTGATTATTACTTGCACGGGGATGACGCAATGGAGATCAGGTACGACCAACCTCTGAGTTTCCCTTGTCAAGTAGCAGACAGCTTCATCTCCGACCCTGAACCCATGGGTCAATCATTCTGTGATACCGAGCATTTTAGTTACTTTGAGGAAGATTTTCCATTGCAGAGTTCCAATTTGGAACTACCAGCTGATTTACATAGCGCCATTGATGCTCTTATCCCGCGATCGGTTGTTCACATCGACAGAGCTCAGAGATGGTGGAATGTCTTATTCTGTGTGTTAAGATGGCTCTTCTCCATAAAAAGAATCATTGCAAGAAAAACTCGAGTTAGAGCAAGACCTCCACCACGCGATGTTGTTAGTACATGTGTTTCTTGA
- the LOC105168725 gene encoding gibberellin-regulated protein 14-like — translation MQNLVVDLSTYFKDRLISRTPASALAPAPAPAPNPNHLDCGGLCKHRCSLHSRQNLCMRACGSCCARCKCVPPGTYGNREMCGECYTNMTTHGNKPKCP, via the exons ATGCAAAACTTGG TTGTCGACCTCTCAACGTACTTCAAAGATCGGCTAATTTCCCGCACTCCCGCTTCCGCTTTGGCTCCTGCTCCGGCTCCGGCTCCGAACCCTAACCACTTGGACTGTGGTGGGCTGTGCAAACATAGGTGCAGCCTTCACTCAAGGCAGAATCTGTGCATGAGGGCCTGTGGAAGTTGCTGTGCGAGGTGCAAGTGTGTGCCTCCAGGGACTTATGGCAACAGAGAAATGTGTGGTGAATGCTACACAAATATGACTACCCATGGCAACAAGCCCAAGTGCCCTTAA